One window of Candidatus Mycobacterium wuenschmannii genomic DNA carries:
- a CDS encoding non-ribosomal peptide synthetase encodes MTDNLAGLSAEEKRVLLARLLMEKAEESASAYPLSHGQRSLWFLYQLAPGSPAYTITYAGRIRGRLNDAALEAAAQGLVDRHEILRTTYTTRDGQPVQLVHPRLPVRVNRLDLSADETQRWLRREADRPFDLRTGPVVRFNLITQGPDEHLLVLTLHHIAVDMWSIDLILDELRQLYAAEHGAPTPPLPPMRYVDYADQHTHAIEGADGERLWRYWSRQLAGETPMLRLPIDRPRGAVQTYRGAVHRFSIDPALTARLKDVGRSAGATPYMTLFAAYATLLHRYSGQDDLLIGSPFGCRDHAGLASVVGYIANPVVLRPDLGGNPTFTSLLGRVKTTVLEALEHQDFPFALLVEKLDPARDLSHTPLFQVSFAWEQTRRFQEGAASAPGTLDFTTAHIGQGGAPLDLMLLMGEQDGELLCALQYNTDLFDDTTIERMAEHFTTLLGGIVTDPDASLSTLPIGTEAERTRQQEWNDTATPFDAPDTLPAMVTAAARANPSEIAVTFGDRDLTYADLDRRTDDVASRLQTLGVGPDSVVTVLLDRSEDLVVALLAVAKSGAAFMPLDPGQPANRIAAMIEAAGTPVVVTHERNLKLLNDFSGQRLCLDLLATPSETFAPRSAARPNGLAYVVHTSGSTGVPKRVLNTHRGLRNLLLWMRANYKVDARDRVLHHTPVTFDASLAEIFLPLIVGARLVIAKPDGHRDAAYLVRTIAEHSITQIVHVVPSMLQSWLAEPGLRDCVALRRVTCGGEALPYDLAQRFLNTTDAELWNEYGPAESAVTATYAHCKRGAPGPSIPIGRPMANVQIHLLDGYLQPVPVGVPGELYIGGAGVGRGYSGQPGQTSTRFIADPFAASPGGMLYRTGDLARYAADGNIEYLGRQDSQVEIRGVRIEPGEVEVALARHPDVTEAVVVAGADERGHTQLTAHIASTAVPTPSIQQLRRFLLEWLPAAMLPAHFVVTNELPRTSGGKVDRRVLAETSTGAAERAREFVAARNHTEEVLVGIWCKVLGVERVGVHDDFFALGGSSTHSLEVAVRAESAGLPLKPESVFLFGTIAELAEEYGGEPLDSSPAETVLIEPEEIRPQAEPRVLPAPQRPARNTVIESIGTYLPFKEVSTADMLAGCVNDIGIPLEKLTGIKHRRVAAEGEFSIDLARQAIADCLSRSSYRPVEIDLLISCSISRYDGPDQKFVFEPSTAARLRDQCGLDNALAFDITNACAGMFTGIAIADAFLQNGLIGRAMVVSGEYITHISETAQRQIEGPMDPRLACLTVGDAGAAVILERGPNNRAGFHDIDIATLSRYAPMCIAKATGGPEGGAIMTVDSIAATAIAVKAAVPYVAGVMRRHGWRPEHSDHIVMHQTSESSLNDAVGAVNRMFGEGSANPGNTIYNLAERGNTASTTHFVALKDHILSNRIRSGDNAVFGISASGQTVGAALYTFDDLPDRLRRGSEDHRRGAMHDPPAVEPPQPPAVGIAGIGTIPTGAPGSRGSVELATQAAAQCLDHIALDRNELGLIIHAGVYRDEFISEPAIAALVAGELGVNDDIRSPDGPKTLAFDVFNGAVGFLNACQVAVQMIGAGKTGHAMVVASETENNDGSTAHPSYGLSETGSAVVLSPTDGNTGFGRFVFRQYPEHAGALTTYTRHSDDRTWLEIERDPDLDAHYVAIIADAVGELLKLEAIAPSDIAAVFPPHLSQPHREELASRLGIASSLFVDPVSDTDPFSSSVPHGLQHAWQHGLVRSGDVGLIVSVGSGLQVGCATYRF; translated from the coding sequence ATGACGGATAACCTCGCCGGCCTGTCCGCCGAAGAGAAGCGCGTTCTGCTGGCACGCCTGCTGATGGAGAAGGCGGAGGAGTCGGCGTCGGCGTATCCGCTCTCGCACGGCCAGCGGTCGCTGTGGTTCCTGTACCAGCTGGCGCCGGGCAGCCCCGCGTACACGATCACCTATGCCGGGCGGATCCGCGGCCGGCTGAATGATGCCGCGCTGGAGGCCGCCGCCCAGGGGCTCGTCGACCGCCACGAGATCTTGCGGACCACCTACACGACGCGCGACGGCCAGCCGGTTCAGCTCGTCCACCCGCGGCTACCGGTGCGCGTCAACCGGCTGGACCTGAGCGCCGACGAGACCCAGCGTTGGTTGCGCCGAGAAGCGGACCGCCCCTTCGACTTACGCACCGGCCCGGTGGTGCGCTTCAACCTGATCACGCAGGGCCCCGACGAACACCTGCTGGTGCTGACGCTGCATCACATCGCCGTGGACATGTGGTCGATCGACCTGATCCTCGACGAGCTTCGACAGCTGTACGCCGCGGAGCATGGCGCACCCACGCCGCCGCTACCGCCGATGCGCTACGTCGACTACGCCGACCAGCACACCCACGCCATCGAGGGCGCCGACGGCGAGCGGCTTTGGCGGTACTGGAGCCGGCAGCTGGCCGGGGAGACGCCAATGTTGCGGCTGCCTATCGACCGGCCGCGCGGCGCGGTGCAGACGTACCGCGGTGCGGTGCACCGCTTCTCGATCGATCCTGCTCTGACCGCCCGGCTCAAGGACGTGGGGCGCAGCGCCGGCGCGACGCCGTACATGACGCTGTTCGCAGCGTATGCGACGCTGCTGCATCGCTACAGCGGGCAGGACGATCTGCTGATCGGCTCACCGTTCGGGTGCCGCGATCACGCGGGGCTGGCCAGCGTCGTCGGCTACATCGCCAACCCCGTGGTGTTGCGGCCCGACCTCGGCGGCAACCCGACCTTCACGTCCTTGCTGGGCCGCGTCAAGACAACCGTCCTGGAAGCGCTTGAGCACCAAGACTTTCCGTTCGCTCTGCTCGTCGAGAAACTGGACCCCGCCCGCGACCTGAGCCATACGCCGCTGTTCCAGGTGTCATTCGCCTGGGAGCAGACCCGCCGCTTCCAAGAGGGCGCGGCATCGGCTCCCGGGACGCTGGACTTCACGACGGCGCACATCGGCCAGGGCGGTGCGCCGCTCGACCTGATGCTGCTGATGGGCGAGCAGGACGGCGAACTGCTCTGCGCGCTGCAGTACAACACCGACCTGTTCGACGACACCACCATCGAGCGGATGGCCGAGCATTTCACCACGCTGCTCGGCGGCATCGTCACCGATCCCGATGCCAGCCTGTCGACGCTGCCGATCGGCACCGAAGCCGAGCGCACGCGGCAGCAGGAGTGGAACGACACGGCGACGCCGTTCGACGCTCCAGACACGTTGCCGGCGATGGTGACCGCAGCGGCCCGCGCGAATCCGTCGGAGATTGCGGTGACATTCGGCGACCGCGACCTGACCTACGCCGATCTCGACCGTCGCACGGACGATGTCGCGAGCCGGCTGCAGACGCTCGGTGTCGGACCGGACAGCGTCGTCACCGTCCTGCTGGACCGTAGCGAAGACTTGGTGGTGGCGCTGCTCGCCGTCGCGAAGTCCGGCGCCGCGTTCATGCCGCTCGACCCGGGGCAGCCCGCCAATCGCATCGCGGCGATGATCGAGGCCGCCGGCACACCGGTCGTCGTCACGCACGAGCGAAACCTGAAGTTGCTCAACGACTTTTCCGGTCAGCGACTCTGCCTCGACCTGCTGGCGACACCGTCGGAGACGTTCGCACCTCGATCCGCCGCGCGGCCGAACGGATTGGCCTACGTGGTCCACACGTCGGGCTCCACCGGCGTCCCCAAGCGGGTGCTCAACACCCACCGTGGCCTGCGCAATCTGCTGCTGTGGATGCGGGCGAACTACAAGGTCGACGCCCGTGACCGGGTGCTGCACCACACCCCGGTGACCTTCGATGCGTCGCTGGCGGAGATCTTCCTACCGCTGATCGTCGGCGCACGGCTGGTGATCGCGAAGCCCGACGGGCACCGCGACGCCGCCTATCTCGTGCGGACCATCGCCGAGCACAGCATCACCCAGATCGTGCACGTGGTGCCCTCGATGCTGCAGTCGTGGCTCGCCGAGCCGGGGCTCCGGGACTGCGTCGCGCTGCGGCGGGTGACGTGCGGCGGCGAGGCGCTGCCCTACGACCTCGCCCAACGTTTCCTCAACACCACCGATGCCGAGTTGTGGAACGAGTACGGCCCGGCCGAGTCCGCCGTCACCGCCACCTACGCGCACTGCAAACGCGGTGCGCCCGGGCCATCTATCCCGATCGGGCGGCCGATGGCCAACGTCCAGATTCATCTGCTCGACGGTTACCTCCAACCGGTGCCGGTGGGTGTGCCGGGCGAGCTGTACATCGGCGGAGCCGGCGTGGGTCGCGGCTACTCCGGCCAACCCGGCCAGACGTCGACCAGGTTCATCGCCGACCCGTTCGCCGCGAGCCCGGGTGGGATGCTCTATCGCACAGGCGATCTCGCCCGTTACGCGGCAGACGGCAACATCGAGTACCTCGGCCGTCAGGACAGCCAGGTCGAGATCCGGGGTGTCCGCATCGAACCCGGCGAGGTCGAGGTCGCGCTGGCCCGGCATCCCGACGTGACCGAGGCCGTGGTGGTAGCCGGCGCCGACGAGCGCGGCCACACCCAGCTGACCGCCCACATCGCGTCCACCGCGGTGCCCACGCCGAGTATCCAGCAGTTGCGGCGCTTCCTCCTCGAGTGGCTCCCGGCCGCCATGCTGCCAGCCCACTTCGTCGTGACGAATGAACTGCCGCGCACGTCAGGTGGCAAGGTCGACCGTCGTGTGCTCGCCGAAACCTCAACGGGCGCAGCGGAACGCGCGCGCGAATTCGTCGCCGCCCGCAACCACACCGAAGAGGTTCTGGTCGGCATCTGGTGCAAGGTCCTCGGGGTCGAACGGGTCGGCGTGCACGACGACTTCTTCGCGCTCGGCGGCTCTTCGACGCACAGCCTCGAGGTCGCGGTCCGAGCGGAGTCCGCGGGTCTGCCGCTGAAGCCGGAGTCGGTGTTCCTGTTCGGCACGATCGCCGAACTGGCCGAGGAGTACGGCGGCGAGCCGCTCGATAGCAGCCCCGCCGAGACGGTCCTTATCGAGCCGGAAGAGATCCGGCCGCAAGCCGAACCACGGGTGCTGCCCGCACCGCAACGGCCCGCCCGCAACACGGTGATCGAAAGTATCGGCACCTACTTGCCTTTCAAAGAGGTGTCGACGGCGGACATGCTCGCCGGCTGCGTCAACGACATTGGTATTCCGCTGGAGAAGTTGACCGGCATCAAGCACCGAAGGGTGGCGGCCGAGGGTGAGTTCTCCATCGACCTAGCCCGACAGGCCATCGCCGACTGCCTGTCCCGGTCGAGCTATCGGCCGGTGGAGATCGACCTGCTGATCTCGTGCAGCATCTCCCGCTACGACGGACCCGACCAGAAGTTCGTGTTCGAGCCCAGCACCGCGGCGCGACTGCGCGATCAGTGTGGGCTGGACAACGCGCTGGCATTCGACATCACCAACGCCTGCGCCGGAATGTTCACCGGCATCGCGATCGCCGACGCCTTCCTGCAGAACGGGCTGATCGGCCGCGCGATGGTGGTCAGCGGCGAATACATCACGCACATCAGCGAAACCGCGCAACGGCAGATCGAGGGTCCGATGGATCCCCGCCTGGCGTGCTTGACGGTCGGCGACGCCGGGGCTGCGGTGATCCTGGAACGCGGCCCCAACAACCGCGCCGGATTCCACGACATCGACATCGCCACGCTCAGCCGCTACGCCCCGATGTGCATCGCGAAGGCGACCGGCGGCCCCGAGGGCGGCGCGATCATGACCGTCGACTCGATTGCCGCAACCGCGATCGCGGTGAAGGCCGCGGTGCCCTACGTCGCCGGCGTGATGCGTCGGCACGGTTGGCGCCCCGAGCATTCCGACCACATCGTGATGCACCAGACGTCCGAGTCGTCGCTCAACGACGCCGTCGGCGCGGTGAACCGGATGTTCGGCGAAGGCTCCGCCAACCCGGGCAACACCATCTACAACCTTGCCGAGCGCGGAAACACTGCCAGCACAACCCATTTCGTCGCCCTCAAGGATCACATCCTGAGCAACCGGATCAGGTCCGGAGACAACGCGGTATTCGGCATCAGCGCCTCCGGCCAGACCGTCGGGGCCGCGCTGTACACCTTCGACGACCTGCCCGACCGGCTGCGCCGCGGTTCGGAGGACCACCGTCGCGGGGCGATGCACGACCCGCCGGCCGTCGAGCCACCGCAACCGCCCGCGGTGGGTATCGCCGGCATCGGCACGATTCCCACCGGCGCGCCCGGATCACGCGGCTCGGTGGAGTTGGCCACGCAGGCCGCCGCGCAATGCCTCGACCACATCGCACTGGACCGCAACGAGCTCGGCCTGATCATCCACGCCGGCGTCTACCGCGACGAGTTCATCAGCGAGCCCGCCATCGCGGCGCTGGTCGCCGGCGAGCTCGGGGTGAACGACGACATCCGATCCCCCGACGGCCCAAAGACTCTCGCCTTCGACGTGTTCAACGGCGCGGTCGGGTTCCTGAACGCCTGCCAGGTCGCCGTCCAGATGATCGGCGCGGGGAAGACCGGGCATGCCATGGTCGTCGCGTCGGAGACCGAGAACAACGATGGCAGCACCGCACACCCCTCCTACGGGCTGAGTGAGACGGGGTCGGCGGTGGTCCTGTCACCGACCGACGGCAATACGGGATTCGGCCGCTTCGTGTTCCGGCAGTACCCCGAGCACGCCGGTGCGCTCACCACGTACACCCGACACTCCGACG